The proteins below come from a single Borreliella afzelii genomic window:
- the fliG gene encoding flagellar motor switch protein FliG, with protein sequence MEEKKEKEILDVSALTGKQKAAILLVSIGSEISSKVFKYLSQEEIESLTFEIAKLETITSELKDNVLLEFKELMMAQEFIQKGGIDYARELLEKSLGTQKAVDIINNLGSALQSRPFEFVRRADPANILNFIQQEHPQTIALILSYLDPQKASFILSSLPTEVQTNVARRIALMDRTSPEVVREVERVLEKKLASLSSEDYTSAGGVDNVVEIINMADRKTEKFIIESLEEEDPELAEEIKKKMFVFEDIVLLDDRSIQRVLREIDGQELAKALKSVDIPVQEKIFKNMSKRAASMLKEDMEFLGPTRRKDVEESQQKIVSLIRKLEEQGEIVISRGGEEDVLV encoded by the coding sequence ATGGAAGAAAAAAAAGAAAAGGAGATTCTTGATGTTTCTGCTTTAACAGGTAAGCAAAAGGCCGCTATTTTGCTGGTTTCAATAGGTTCTGAAATCTCTTCTAAAGTGTTTAAGTATCTTTCTCAAGAAGAGATAGAGTCTTTGACATTTGAGATAGCAAAGCTTGAGACAATTACTTCTGAGCTTAAGGATAATGTTCTTTTAGAGTTTAAAGAATTAATGATGGCTCAAGAATTTATTCAAAAGGGTGGAATTGATTATGCAAGAGAGCTTCTTGAAAAGTCTCTTGGGACTCAAAAAGCAGTTGACATTATTAATAATTTGGGATCTGCTTTACAGTCTAGGCCTTTTGAATTTGTCAGAAGAGCAGATCCTGCAAATATTTTAAACTTTATTCAACAAGAACATCCCCAAACAATTGCTTTAATACTTTCTTATCTTGATCCCCAAAAGGCTTCTTTTATTCTCTCTAGTTTGCCTACAGAGGTGCAAACCAATGTTGCAAGGAGAATTGCGTTAATGGATAGAACTTCTCCTGAAGTCGTAAGAGAGGTCGAGAGAGTTCTTGAGAAAAAACTAGCTTCTCTTTCTTCAGAAGATTACACATCAGCAGGAGGAGTTGACAATGTTGTTGAGATAATTAATATGGCTGATAGAAAGACAGAAAAGTTTATTATTGAATCTCTTGAAGAAGAAGATCCAGAGCTTGCAGAAGAGATTAAGAAGAAAATGTTTGTATTTGAGGATATAGTTTTGCTTGATGACAGATCTATACAAAGAGTCTTAAGAGAAATAGATGGTCAAGAGTTGGCAAAAGCTTTAAAATCTGTAGATATTCCTGTCCAAGAAAAAATTTTCAAAAACATGTCAAAAAGAGCAGCTTCAATGCTTAAGGAGGATATGGAATTTTTGGGGCCTACTAGGCGAAAAGATGTTGAAGAATCCCAGCAAAAAATTGTTTCTCTTATTAGAAAATTAGAAGAACAGGGAGAAATAGTTATTTCAAGAGGTGGCGAGGAAGATGTGCTTGTCTGA
- the fliH gene encoding flagellar assembly protein FliH, whose protein sequence is MPKVLYKSSEVDNSVKFEFVEIAKPVFESLEIKEKEGKVYDIESQIANLKEELQFLRDEKLRLEEELVKRQELAKEEVQIESKRLIEEAKVEANQVLEAAKQEADLLQREAIYKKESIETESNAEIERLAREYEEKLKTDLEIATAKGREEGYSKGYESGFEDFDKLMRKFHSIIASLIAERKGILESSSGQIVSLVMQIAIKVIKRITDSQKDIVLENVNDALKRVKDKTQITIRVNLDDLDIVRHKKSDFISRFDVIENLEIIEDPNIGKGGCIIETNFGEIDARISSQLDKIEEKFKNFSLLS, encoded by the coding sequence TTGCCTAAGGTTTTATATAAATCATCAGAAGTTGATAATTCAGTAAAGTTTGAATTTGTTGAGATAGCAAAGCCTGTTTTTGAATCTTTGGAAATTAAGGAGAAGGAAGGTAAGGTTTACGACATAGAAAGTCAAATTGCTAATCTTAAAGAAGAGTTGCAATTTCTAAGAGATGAAAAATTACGGCTTGAGGAAGAGCTTGTTAAAAGACAAGAACTTGCCAAAGAAGAAGTCCAAATTGAATCTAAGAGGCTTATTGAAGAGGCTAAAGTAGAAGCCAATCAAGTATTAGAGGCAGCTAAGCAAGAAGCAGATCTTTTACAAAGAGAAGCTATTTATAAAAAAGAATCTATTGAGACTGAATCTAATGCTGAGATTGAAAGATTAGCAAGAGAGTATGAGGAAAAATTAAAAACAGATCTTGAGATAGCAACAGCTAAAGGTAGGGAAGAGGGGTATAGCAAAGGTTATGAAAGTGGTTTTGAAGATTTTGACAAACTTATGAGAAAGTTTCATAGCATAATAGCATCTTTGATCGCTGAAAGGAAGGGTATTCTTGAGTCCTCTAGTGGTCAGATAGTAAGTCTTGTTATGCAAATTGCAATTAAGGTTATTAAGAGGATTACAGATTCTCAAAAAGATATTGTCTTAGAAAATGTTAATGATGCGTTAAAAAGAGTAAAAGATAAAACACAAATTACCATTCGTGTAAATCTTGATGATTTAGATATTGTTAGACATAAAAAGAGTGATTTTATTTCTAGATTTGATGTTATAGAAAATTTAGAAATCATAGAAGATCCTAACATAGGCAAAGGTGGCTGTATAATTGAAACTAATTTTGGAGAGATTGATGCGCGTATTTCTTCTCAACTTGATAAAATAGAAGAAAAATTTAAAAATTTTTCGTTATTAAGTTAA
- the fliI gene encoding flagellar protein export ATPase FliI, with product MSNFFENYLRQVGDIETVAFVGRVQKIKGLLVESLGPQCAVGDLCLIDQRNNKKVCAEVLGFNGPYVSLMAYEGFSGIEVGNKVYSLNKGLEINLSDELLGRVIDSLGRPIDNKGSFLNNKYKELIFEKINPISRSIFEEQILTGVKVLDGFLPVAKGQRVGIFSGAGVGKSTLLGMIAKNSNADVNVIAFIGERGRELNEFIEHELGEERLKKSVLVVSTSDESPISRYKGAYVATMIAEYFRDQGKDVALLFDSITRFANAKREMSLSLGEPPVAKGYPPSVFVEIPILLERSGFNGNGGSVTGFYTVLVEGDDFAEPVADNIKAVLDGHVILDRDLFDRGIYPSINILSSTSRSIHRIMSLEKQKLIMKARNLLSVYKDYEDLIRTGIYLKGSNKDVDFAISKYPKIIDFISQGINETFDFENLEDEIRKILS from the coding sequence GTGAGCAATTTTTTTGAAAATTATTTAAGACAAGTAGGTGATATTGAAACCGTTGCTTTTGTTGGCAGGGTGCAAAAAATAAAAGGTCTTTTAGTTGAAAGTTTGGGACCTCAGTGCGCTGTTGGAGATTTGTGTTTAATTGATCAAAGAAATAATAAAAAGGTATGTGCTGAGGTTTTAGGGTTTAATGGTCCTTATGTTAGTCTTATGGCGTATGAAGGATTTAGTGGGATTGAAGTTGGAAATAAAGTCTATTCTTTAAATAAAGGGCTAGAAATAAATCTTAGTGATGAGCTTTTAGGAAGAGTCATTGATTCTCTTGGTAGACCCATTGATAATAAAGGGTCATTTTTGAACAATAAATATAAAGAGTTAATTTTTGAAAAAATTAATCCAATCAGTAGAAGTATTTTTGAAGAGCAAATATTAACAGGGGTTAAAGTTCTTGATGGATTTTTACCAGTCGCAAAAGGGCAAAGAGTTGGTATTTTTTCTGGTGCTGGTGTTGGAAAATCTACTTTGCTTGGCATGATTGCAAAAAATTCAAATGCAGATGTAAATGTTATCGCTTTTATTGGGGAAAGAGGCCGAGAGCTTAATGAGTTTATTGAACATGAACTTGGTGAGGAGCGTTTAAAAAAAAGTGTTTTAGTTGTTTCAACTTCTGATGAATCACCCATATCAAGGTATAAGGGAGCTTATGTTGCTACCATGATAGCAGAATACTTTAGGGATCAGGGAAAAGATGTGGCTTTACTTTTTGATTCTATTACTAGGTTTGCAAATGCTAAAAGGGAGATGTCTCTTTCTTTAGGAGAACCTCCGGTAGCTAAAGGTTATCCGCCTTCTGTTTTTGTTGAAATTCCAATTTTACTTGAGAGATCAGGTTTTAATGGTAATGGAGGAAGTGTTACTGGGTTTTACACTGTTCTTGTTGAGGGGGATGATTTTGCAGAGCCTGTAGCCGATAATATTAAGGCTGTTTTAGATGGACATGTTATTTTAGACAGAGATTTGTTTGATAGAGGAATTTATCCTTCAATAAATATTCTTAGTTCAACTTCAAGATCTATTCATAGAATAATGAGTTTGGAAAAACAAAAATTAATAATGAAAGCTAGAAATTTATTGTCTGTTTATAAAGATTATGAAGATCTTATTAGAACAGGGATTTATCTTAAAGGATCTAATAAGGATGTTGATTTTGCAATTTCCAAGTATCCCAAGATTATTGATTTTATTTCTCAAGGAATAAATGAAACATTTGATTTTGAAAATTTAGAAGACGAAATAAGGAAAATATTATCTTGA
- a CDS encoding flagellar protein FlbA: MNDLNFRKQKLNRILTIRTYYRKLSERNLMNINKKISKINQFSDEIPNLLKSLNSFDDLSIRGYIDCLNYKKKQNFKILGELRKHYNECYDIYVDKYREEKKIKILIKTLNNSIIKNREKKESLLLDEYVNYKVCQDLRIESE; encoded by the coding sequence TTGAATGATTTAAACTTTAGAAAACAAAAGCTTAATAGAATATTAACCATTAGAACCTATTATCGAAAGTTAAGTGAGAGAAATTTAATGAATATAAATAAGAAAATTTCAAAAATAAATCAGTTTTCAGATGAGATTCCTAATCTTTTAAAAAGCTTAAATAGTTTTGATGATCTTTCCATAAGAGGTTATATAGACTGTTTAAATTATAAAAAAAAACAAAATTTTAAAATTCTTGGAGAACTTAGAAAGCATTATAATGAGTGTTATGATATTTATGTAGATAAATATAGGGAAGAAAAAAAGATTAAAATATTAATAAAAACTTTAAATAATTCTATAATTAAAAATAGAGAAAAGAAGGAAAGCTTATTGCTAGATGAGTATGTAAATTATAAAGTTTGTCAAGATCTGAGGATTGAAAGTGAATAA
- a CDS encoding periplasmic-type flagellar collar protein FlbB, translating to MNNFLSFFFRAFFLLFLIVILFLFILLFVDFLGMYNTKRYFPDFVRTKFLGETSLVSSHNSNIILDEARLVKEREAIDIKNQQIEKLKEDLKLKEDSLNKLEFELKQKQKDLDLKQKVIDDIINKYNDEEANILQTAVYLMNMPPEDAVKRLEDLNPELAISYMRKIEELSRREGRLSIVPYWLSLMDSKKAAILIRKMSVSSLE from the coding sequence GTGAATAATTTTTTATCGTTCTTTTTTAGGGCATTTTTTTTGTTATTTTTAATTGTTATTTTATTTTTATTTATTTTGTTATTTGTTGATTTTCTTGGAATGTATAATACCAAAAGGTATTTCCCTGATTTTGTAAGAACTAAGTTTTTAGGAGAAACTTCTCTGGTTTCTAGTCATAATTCTAATATAATTCTTGATGAAGCTAGACTTGTGAAGGAAAGAGAGGCTATTGATATTAAAAATCAGCAGATTGAAAAGCTTAAAGAAGATCTAAAGCTAAAAGAAGACAGTTTGAATAAGCTTGAATTTGAGCTTAAGCAAAAGCAGAAAGATTTAGATTTAAAACAAAAGGTAATAGATGACATTATAAATAAGTATAATGACGAGGAAGCAAATATTTTACAAACAGCTGTATATTTAATGAATATGCCGCCAGAAGATGCTGTTAAGCGACTTGAAGATTTGAATCCTGAGCTTGCAATATCTTATATGCGAAAAATTGAAGAGCTTTCTAGAAGGGAAGGCCGTCTATCAATTGTTCCTTATTGGTTGTCTCTTATGGATTCTAAAAAAGCTGCTATATTGATTAGAAAAATGTCTGTTAGTTCATTGGAGTAG
- a CDS encoding flagellar hook-length control protein FliK, with translation MSNLLNLSKAYNNKFNLLNTIKGLNLNVSKAESRENMGSFLKIMSFESKKLAKAKLMVFDFLNFFKDNGLIAKNLKKSPLNKSFFLKKLENEAFVSDLKSLIARMNIFLDFEGLNIKENLSFNFDNFDFLSKEKFFEKIERLCLAFNDLSSFLGFDFLTALIDDYYNQISLNNEKEEKNVINIDVKNFKKNDGDHNDLGFSKFNLNAIDGQNFVGRYKVKEISDNSLKGFVEEFVDYNVKSSKEFDSFDFVSSLKPEWNLKINKNIVDKAKIVLKSNNTGEIKLVLKPKELGSIRINLNLDSNNNLLGKIVVDNQNVKMLFDQNMHSLNKMLGESGFNASLDLFLAGENLNSFSKNFKDDFKDQNFQFGYNKFFKIEEEVEFSYDLDKNVNLII, from the coding sequence ATGAGTAATTTATTAAATTTAAGTAAAGCTTATAACAACAAATTTAATCTCTTAAATACAATTAAAGGATTAAATTTAAATGTTTCTAAAGCGGAATCTAGAGAGAATATGGGTTCTTTTTTAAAAATTATGTCTTTTGAATCTAAAAAGTTAGCCAAAGCAAAATTAATGGTATTTGATTTCTTAAATTTTTTTAAAGATAATGGGCTTATTGCTAAAAATTTAAAAAAATCGCCTTTAAATAAATCCTTTTTTTTAAAAAAACTTGAGAATGAGGCTTTTGTTTCTGATTTGAAATCTTTGATTGCTAGAATGAATATTTTTTTAGATTTTGAAGGTTTAAATATTAAAGAAAATTTATCATTTAATTTTGATAATTTTGATTTTCTAAGCAAAGAAAAATTTTTTGAAAAAATTGAAAGACTCTGTTTGGCTTTTAATGATTTAAGTTCTTTTTTAGGTTTTGATTTTTTAACTGCCTTGATTGATGATTATTATAATCAGATAAGCTTGAATAATGAAAAGGAAGAAAAAAATGTTATTAACATTGATGTTAAAAATTTCAAGAAGAATGATGGTGATCACAATGATTTAGGTTTTTCAAAATTTAACTTAAATGCAATTGATGGTCAAAATTTTGTTGGTAGGTATAAAGTTAAAGAAATATCAGACAACTCTTTAAAGGGCTTTGTTGAAGAATTTGTTGATTATAATGTGAAAAGCTCTAAAGAGTTTGATAGTTTTGATTTTGTCAGCAGCTTAAAGCCAGAGTGGAATCTTAAGATTAATAAAAATATTGTGGATAAAGCTAAAATTGTGTTAAAATCGAATAATACAGGAGAGATTAAGTTGGTTTTAAAGCCCAAAGAGCTTGGTAGTATACGAATTAATTTAAACCTTGATTCTAATAATAATTTATTGGGAAAGATTGTGGTAGACAATCAAAATGTTAAAATGCTTTTTGACCAAAATATGCATTCATTAAATAAAATGCTTGGTGAGAGTGGTTTTAATGCTAGCTTAGATCTTTTTCTTGCAGGTGAAAATTTGAATTCTTTTTCTAAAAATTTTAAAGATGACTTTAAGGATCAAAATTTCCAGTTTGGTTACAATAAATTTTTTAAAATTGAAGAAGAAGTTGAATTTTCTTACGATTTAGATAAAAATGTTAATTTAATTATTTAG
- the flgD gene encoding flagellar hook assembly protein FlgD has translation MSKINGIENISNLTISSKIKKESDFKVDNVSNKVNLGKDDFLKLLITQLRYQDPTNPMKDKEFIAQMAQFSALEQMANMSKSFEKLSSSLEIRKDLDLLGKVIKFQHGDGEIVEGRVTSIKTGAIPQIMVNGNYYVYKNILSVGLEE, from the coding sequence ATGAGTAAAATAAATGGCATTGAAAATATTTCTAATTTAACCATTAGTAGTAAAATTAAAAAAGAATCAGATTTTAAGGTTGATAATGTATCTAATAAGGTTAATCTTGGTAAGGATGATTTTTTAAAGTTACTCATTACTCAACTTAGATATCAAGACCCTACAAATCCAATGAAAGATAAAGAATTTATTGCTCAAATGGCACAATTTTCGGCTCTTGAGCAAATGGCCAATATGAGCAAGTCATTTGAAAAACTTTCATCTTCTTTAGAAATAAGAAAAGATTTGGATTTATTAGGCAAAGTAATTAAATTTCAGCATGGTGATGGGGAGATTGTTGAAGGCCGTGTCACAAGCATTAAGACAGGCGCAATACCTCAAATTATGGTTAATGGTAATTATTATGTATATAAAAACATATTATCGGTAGGATTGGAGGAGTAA
- the flgE gene encoding flagellar hook protein FlgE has protein sequence MMRSLYSGVSGLQNHQTRMDVVGNNIANVNTIGFKKGRVNFQDMISQSISGASRPTDVRGGTNPKQVGLGMNVAAIDTIHTQGAFQSTQKASDLGVSGNGFFILKEGGNLFYTRAGAFDVDSDRHLVNPANGMRIQGWMARDLEGEKVINTASDIEDLIIPIGDKEGAKSTKNVTFACNLDKRLPVIQEGASSADIARGTWVVNKSLYDSFGNVSVLELRVVKDPNTPNLWNATVLINGEQNSNFTLGFDNEGALASLNGQPSQKGDVLQIPITFNVLGANVGEVGEQQTVNLKLGTVGSYTDSITQFADASSTKAIIQDGYGMGYMENYEIDQNGIIVGIYSNGIRRDLGKIALASFMNPGGLAKSGDTNFVETSNSGQARIGETGLAGLGDIRSGVLEMANVDLAEQFTDMIVTQRGFQANAKTITTSDQLLQELVRLKN, from the coding sequence ATGATGAGGTCTTTATATTCTGGTGTTTCTGGGCTTCAGAATCATCAAACAAGAATGGATGTTGTTGGTAATAACATTGCGAATGTAAATACAATTGGTTTTAAAAAAGGAAGAGTAAATTTTCAGGATATGATATCACAGTCTATTTCGGGAGCCTCTCGTCCTACCGATGTTCGTGGTGGTACTAATCCTAAGCAAGTTGGATTAGGAATGAATGTTGCTGCAATTGATACTATTCATACCCAAGGAGCTTTTCAAAGTACTCAAAAAGCATCTGATCTTGGAGTTAGTGGTAATGGGTTTTTTATTTTAAAAGAAGGTGGAAATTTGTTTTATACAAGAGCTGGTGCTTTTGATGTGGATTCTGATCGACATCTTGTAAATCCTGCAAATGGAATGCGAATTCAAGGCTGGATGGCAAGAGATTTAGAAGGGGAAAAAGTTATAAATACAGCTTCTGATATTGAGGATTTAATAATTCCAATCGGAGATAAAGAGGGAGCAAAATCTACTAAAAACGTTACTTTTGCTTGTAATCTTGATAAGAGATTGCCTGTAATTCAAGAAGGTGCAAGTTCGGCAGATATTGCACGTGGAACTTGGGTTGTAAATAAGTCATTGTATGACAGCTTTGGAAATGTTAGTGTTCTTGAGCTTAGGGTTGTAAAGGATCCAAATACTCCCAATTTATGGAATGCAACAGTGTTAATAAATGGTGAGCAAAATTCAAATTTCACACTTGGGTTTGACAATGAAGGAGCATTAGCGTCTTTAAATGGGCAGCCAAGTCAAAAAGGAGATGTTCTTCAAATCCCTATAACATTTAATGTTTTAGGTGCAAATGTAGGTGAAGTTGGTGAACAGCAAACTGTAAATTTGAAATTGGGAACAGTTGGAAGCTATACTGATTCAATCACTCAGTTTGCTGATGCTAGTAGCACAAAGGCTATTATTCAAGATGGATATGGCATGGGATATATGGAAAATTATGAAATTGATCAAAATGGTATCATAGTTGGCATTTATTCAAATGGCATAAGGCGAGATCTTGGCAAGATTGCTCTTGCTTCTTTTATGAATCCTGGAGGACTTGCAAAATCAGGCGATACTAATTTTGTAGAAACAAGTAATTCAGGTCAAGCGAGAATAGGTGAGACCGGACTTGCTGGACTTGGTGATATTAGATCTGGTGTTTTAGAAATGGCTAATGTTGATCTTGCAGAGCAGTTTACAGATATGATTGTGACTCAAAGAGGATTTCAGGCAAATGCTAAGACCATTACTACTTCTGATCAATTATTGCAAGAACTTGTAAGATTGAAAAATTAA
- a CDS encoding flagellar FlbD family protein, with protein MIFVTKLNGDGYYLNPCHIESIEANPDTTILLMNGKKLIVKEKVEEVINRIKLYRKEVASFEKIVGEGNGGIEL; from the coding sequence ATGATTTTTGTAACAAAGCTTAATGGTGATGGATATTATTTAAATCCTTGTCATATTGAAAGTATTGAAGCTAATCCTGATACTACAATTCTTCTTATGAATGGCAAGAAGTTAATTGTAAAAGAAAAAGTTGAAGAGGTGATCAATAGGATTAAGTTGTATAGGAAAGAAGTTGCTTCTTTTGAAAAAATTGTAGGAGAAGGAAATGGGGGCATTGAATTATGA
- a CDS encoding motility protein A — MNLASIIGWGVGFGAILISMAFTPTGLGVFWDLSSVFITVVGSFSALMASSEVIAVKKIPTYLGFFFRRNSHAKISIIKILVELSEKARKEGLLSLDDELEQINDPFFKSGMRLVVDGADPEVIRTMLYLELDQMQERHKVGSDLFKTWAKLAPAFGMTGTLIGLVALLGNLEDKSALGSSMAVALITTLYGTIMANLMFIPVQLKLEKIDSEEAAVKTMIIEGVLSIQSGDNPRILEQKLMTFLTPKDRSHLSSSIGGE; from the coding sequence ATGAATTTAGCTAGTATAATTGGGTGGGGAGTTGGATTTGGAGCTATTTTAATTTCCATGGCATTTACTCCTACAGGACTTGGTGTTTTTTGGGATTTAAGTTCTGTTTTTATTACTGTTGTTGGATCTTTTTCTGCTCTTATGGCTTCTTCAGAAGTTATTGCTGTAAAAAAAATTCCAACATATTTAGGATTTTTCTTTAGGAGAAATTCTCACGCTAAGATTTCTATTATAAAAATATTAGTAGAGCTTTCAGAAAAGGCTAGAAAAGAAGGTCTTTTATCTCTTGATGATGAGCTTGAACAAATTAATGATCCATTTTTTAAGTCAGGAATGAGGCTTGTTGTTGATGGTGCAGATCCCGAAGTGATTAGAACGATGCTTTATTTGGAGCTTGATCAAATGCAAGAAAGGCATAAAGTTGGTTCAGATCTTTTTAAAACTTGGGCAAAACTTGCTCCGGCTTTTGGTATGACGGGTACTCTTATTGGACTTGTAGCTCTTCTTGGTAATCTAGAGGACAAGTCTGCGCTTGGTTCTTCTATGGCTGTTGCCCTTATTACAACTCTTTATGGAACTATAATGGCAAATTTAATGTTTATTCCTGTCCAACTTAAGCTGGAAAAAATTGATTCTGAGGAAGCTGCAGTAAAGACAATGATAATTGAGGGTGTTTTATCAATTCAGTCTGGAGATAATCCTAGAATTTTAGAGCAAAAATTGATGACGTTTTTAACCCCTAAAGATCGAAGTCATCTTAGTAGTAGTATTGGGGGTGAATAA
- the motB gene encoding flagellar motor protein MotB, whose protein sequence is MALRTKKPLKCDEGAPDYMLTYGDMVTLLLVFFVTMFSLNDIIFQENVIRIMSASFTGAGFFKGGKALDFNKLSYLSNSFMSLPSTVRNKQASQTAKNKSMIEFIEKIQSKNIIVRQEERGIVISLAADAFFDSASADVKLEDNRDSIQKIASFIGVLSSRGYNFKIEGHTDNIDTDVNGPWKNNWELSVARSVNMLEHILNYLDQSNVKSIENKFEVSGFGGSRPIATDDTPEGRAYNRRIDILITTDASLSFPKEIKQ, encoded by the coding sequence ATGGCTTTGCGAACTAAAAAACCTTTAAAATGCGACGAAGGAGCTCCAGATTATATGTTGACTTATGGAGACATGGTTACTTTACTGCTTGTATTTTTTGTTACAATGTTTTCATTAAATGATATTATTTTTCAAGAAAATGTAATAAGGATAATGTCTGCTTCTTTCACGGGTGCAGGATTTTTTAAAGGTGGTAAAGCTTTAGATTTTAATAAATTATCTTATTTGAGTAATAGTTTTATGTCTTTGCCTTCTACTGTTCGCAATAAACAAGCATCTCAGACCGCTAAAAATAAATCTATGATTGAATTTATTGAGAAAATCCAGTCTAAAAATATTATAGTTAGACAGGAAGAGAGAGGTATTGTGATATCTCTTGCGGCAGATGCATTTTTTGATTCTGCTAGTGCAGATGTTAAGCTTGAAGACAATAGAGATTCTATTCAAAAAATAGCATCTTTTATTGGGGTTTTAAGTTCCAGAGGTTATAATTTTAAAATAGAAGGGCATACAGATAATATTGATACTGATGTAAACGGGCCTTGGAAAAACAATTGGGAGCTTTCAGTTGCAAGATCTGTTAATATGCTAGAACATATTTTAAACTATTTAGATCAATCTAATGTTAAGAGCATTGAAAATAAGTTTGAAGTATCTGGTTTTGGTGGAAGCAGACCGATTGCAACAGATGATACTCCTGAGGGCAGAGCTTATAATAGAAGAATTGATATATTAATTACTACGGATGCATCTTTAAGTTTTCCTAAGGAAATTAAGCAGTAA
- the fliL gene encoding flagellar basal body-associated protein FliL, producing MPNKDDENLDMGDSNVGRKGGLLPDIIIKILQILAIGIFTVAIMIIVSYFVSKMVVSQSGAPSDFPVFSNEYLGKPPMLIWYESIDEIRGNTLDVPPKTFVVKLALGYAENNVNILNELGRQKVRLKDIIREYFSQRTGQEIKNESQIKAEIKARINSILRNGEIKEIALTQIDIFDM from the coding sequence ATGCCAAATAAGGACGATGAAAATTTAGATATGGGGGATTCCAATGTTGGTAGAAAAGGTGGTTTATTGCCTGATATTATAATAAAAATTTTACAGATACTTGCAATAGGAATATTTACTGTTGCGATAATGATAATTGTTTCTTATTTTGTATCTAAAATGGTAGTAAGCCAAAGTGGGGCTCCTAGTGATTTTCCAGTTTTTTCTAATGAATACTTAGGAAAGCCGCCTATGCTTATATGGTATGAAAGCATAGATGAGATTAGAGGCAATACTTTAGATGTTCCTCCAAAAACTTTTGTTGTAAAACTTGCTTTAGGGTATGCGGAGAATAATGTTAATATTCTTAATGAACTTGGAAGACAAAAAGTGCGATTAAAAGATATTATTAGAGAATATTTTAGCCAAAGAACTGGTCAAGAAATAAAGAATGAAAGTCAAATAAAAGCAGAAATCAAGGCAAGAATTAATAGTATTCTTAGAAATGGAGAAATAAAAGAAATAGCATTAACCCAAATTGATATTTTTGATATGTAA